The Candidatus Krumholzibacteriia bacterium genome includes the window GGGTTCTGGGATGGGATGTTCTCTTCTATTCGGTGTTTGCCCTTGTGGTGACCAGCTCCGTCCGCATCGCCGGAGTGCTCCTGGTCTTCAGCATCCTCATCGTTCCTTCCGTCTTTGCCGCACTCCTCGGTGTGAAAGAAGGAATGCGGCTTCCCCTGGCCTGGGGCTTTGGCATCGTCATGAGCTTTCTGGGAATGCTCTTGTCCTACTTCCTTGACTTCCCTACGGGAGCGAGCGTGGTAGTGGTCTTTGCCCTGGGTCTGTTCCCGGTCCTGCTTCTGAAGAAACGATAGTTTTCGGCACAAAAAACCCCGAGTCGCCTCGCGACTCGGGGTGATTGCCGGGAAGGATCCCCGCTTATTTCAGCATCACCAGACGGCGGCTATCACTTCCGCTGGCCCCAGTTACGCGAGCCATGTAGACACCGCTGGGTGCCCTGCGGCCGGCTTCATCGTATCCGTTCCAGATGAAGTCATGGGTGCCCTTGTCCAGGATTCCTTCATGGAGAACCTGCACCAGGCGGCCATCCACGCTGAGGATTTCCAGAAGAACCGGACCGTCCTTCTCCACGGAGACCGGAATCGTGGTCTTCGGATTGAAGGGGTTCGGGAAGGCATTGCCCATGCGGAAGGCAACAGGCGACTCGTGGACGCCGGTCATGTCACCCAGGTCATCGAGGAAGCTCCAGACGCTGTTGAGAACTTCCTTCTGCCCGTAAGTGCACTGCAACCAGGCCACGATGCGACAGTTTTCCGGCGCATACTGACCGTTAAGAGTGAAACTCGCTGAGCTGGAAGCGCTCTGGGGAAGGCTTCCATTGAAGTTCACAACGAAACCGTTTCCAGTGGGGAACATGTCACGCAGTGTGTGATGGTGCCAGTCATCCCCATATTGACCATTGTAGTAGATGTCCGACTCGGTCAGTGCGATGTAGATTCGGTACTGGGATCCATCAACCAGATAGTCATCCGTGGTGGCCGTAGCGGTCACATCAATCTGGCCGGTTCCTGCATCGTAAGTACCGTCGAGTTCCACGGTCACGCTGGTCGGTTCATTCTTCCGCTGGTTGTAACGGGTCGTGTACTGGGAGTAGGCGACATCTCCGAACTTGCCGTCGACCTCCGACCAGGGCACATAGTTGACACCGTAGGCACTCCGGCGGGAGTTGTTGTCGCCGGGGTTGTGATTGTAGAAAGGATCGTTGCCCGGCCAGTTCATGTGATAGATGACTGCCGTAACATCGTCCGG containing:
- a CDS encoding Omp28-related outer membrane protein, translating into MNWPGNDPFYNHNPGDNNSRRSAYGVNYVPWSEVDGKFGDVAYSQYTTRYNQRKNEPTSVTVELDGTYDAGTGQIDVTATATTDDYLVDGSQYRIYIALTESDIYYNGQYGDDWHHHTLRDMFPTGNGFVVNFNGSLPQSASSSASFTLNGQYAPENCRIVAWLQCTYGQKEVLNSVWSFLDDLGDMTGVHESPVAFRMGNAFPNPFNPKTTIPVSVEKDGPVLLEILSVDGRLVQVLHEGILDKGTHDFIWNGYDEAGRRAPSGVYMARVTGASGSDSRRLVMLK